One window of Rutidosis leptorrhynchoides isolate AG116_Rl617_1_P2 unplaced genomic scaffold, CSIRO_AGI_Rlap_v1 contig393, whole genome shotgun sequence genomic DNA carries:
- the LOC139883409 gene encoding phytochrome-interacting ankyrin-repeat protein 1-like — MPQQESGLKRSLSRRRSLRSGVDTDDRGWTLLHVVARRGDLKEVRKLLDDGMDVNVAAWGPKSKGITPLHLAAQGGHLEVMDELLERGANIDARTWGSCGWTPLHNAAKERKKEAIKFLVENGAFLPDDINDSRFNPPIHYCDGLEWAYDEKKRIQRDTSSSGSETFSSSSDN; from the exons aTGCCCCAACAAGAATCGGGTTTGAAAAGGAGCCTTTCGCGAAGGCGGTCGTTGAGGTCAGGTGTCGATACAGATGACAGGGGTTGGACTCTGCTTCATGTTGTTGCACGTAGGGGTGATCTTAAAGAG GTAAGGAAGCTTCTCGATGATGGAATGGATGTGAATGTGGCTGCATGGGGCCCCAAATCAAAAGGGATTACCCCTCTCCACCTTGCCGCACAAGGCGGGCACCTTGAAGTGATGGATGAATTACTCGAACGTGGTGCTAATATCGATGCACGCACTTGGGGCTCTTGTGGTT GGACTCCTCTTCACAATGCAGCCAAAGAGCGAAAGAAAGAAGCAATCAAATTTCTGGTTGAGAATGGCGCTTTTCTGCCGGACGACATCAATGATAGCAGATTTAACCCGCCAATCCACTACTGTGATGGACTTGAATGGGCATACGACGAGAAGAAACGTATACAAAGAGACACGTCATCCTCGGGGAGCGAGACCTTCAGCAGCTCTTCCGACAACTGA